A window of Sagittula sp. P11 genomic DNA:
GGACGAGGCCCTGGTGAAGCGCATCACCGCGCGCTCCACCTGTGGCTCCTGCGGCGAGGTCTACAACGACATCACCAAGCCGATCCCCGAGGATGGCAAGTGCTCGAAGTGCGGCGGGACGGAGTTCAAGCGCCGCGCCGACGACAACGAGGAATCGCTGCGCACGCGCCTGATGGCGTACTACAAGCAGACGTCCCCGCTGATCGGCTACTACTACCACGCAGGCGTGCACAGCCGCGTGGATGGGCTGGGCGAGATCGACGAGATCAAGTCGGCTATTGGCGGGAAGCTCGACGGCTGAACGTTATCCCTGAAACGAGTTGACCGAGAGAGGCCGCGAGAGCGGCCTTTTTCCTGCGCCGTCCCACGGCCAGCAGTTCGACATGGGCCCGCAGGCTTGAATCCGAGATGGCAGAGGACTTCAGGCTCTCGATGAACGCCGCCGCACGCGTTTGCAACACGTCGTCGTAGCCCATGGCAAAGCGCGCAAAACTGCGGGTGTCGGTCTGCATCGTCCGGATCACGTTGAAATCGGTATGGCGCGGGTCGCGGCGCAGGGACTCCGTCACCTGCCCGACCGCCTCGGCCGGCCCTTCGAGGAGCTGGATGTAGTGGGTGCGCGTCCGGAAGAGGAACCCCGTCAGGCCAAGTTCCGCATTGCGTTTCCGCGCCACCCTGAGGATATCCCTGTCGGTCCCGCGGCCCATCGCATGAACCGCGCGACTGACGTAAACGACCTGTGTGATCATCCACTCCCCCGAGCACACCATTTTCGTTGACCGGACCACAATGTCATGATCCGGGTGCACGGACAACGGTTTATGTACTGGCTTATACGCCAGTTCAGGGCTATATCCCGATTTGCCCGAAACGAGGACTTGACAGGGGTTGACGTTGTGGCGTCCGCCCCTTAGGTAGCCCCATCCCGCATGGGAAGCCGCCCGAATCGAAGGCCTTCGTGCCGGGCAGATCACCTGAGAAATGACGGACAGCCCGTGCGCCGACCGCACGGGCTCATGTTGTGAAAAAAGGGCCCGGTGCTACGGGCTCGCAACGAAAGGAACAGAGACTTGGCACGTATTGCCGGCGTCAACATCCCGACCGCCAAGCGCGTCCCGATCGCGCTCACCTACATCACCGGTATCGGCCACACATCGGCCCGGGCCATCTGCGAAGCCGTGGGCATCGACGCGACCCGTCGCGTGAACGAGCTTTCGGACGCCGAAGTCCTCGCCATCCGTGAGCACATCGACGC
This region includes:
- the rpsM gene encoding 30S ribosomal protein S13 is translated as MARIAGVNIPTAKRVPIALTYITGIGHTSARAICEAVGIDATRRVNELSDAEVLAIREHIDANYTVEGDLRRDVQMNIKRLMDLGCYRGLRHRRNLPVRGQRTHTNARTRKGPAKPIAGKKK
- a CDS encoding BLUF domain-containing protein, with translation MITQVVYVSRAVHAMGRGTDRDILRVARKRNAELGLTGFLFRTRTHYIQLLEGPAEAVGQVTESLRRDPRHTDFNVIRTMQTDTRSFARFAMGYDDVLQTRAAAFIESLKSSAISDSSLRAHVELLAVGRRRKKAALAASLGQLVSGITFSRRASRQ